The following are encoded in a window of Massilia sp. R2A-15 genomic DNA:
- a CDS encoding Ig-like domain-containing protein codes for MNGKNQLGKQLPRRALLAMALAAINFGALAQHLEEDHREFEATLYAPYAAGPQGSRSFTMDFSYPFVGSAHDIVWRLELLDARGRSVQQWQGVERLTGAPRKVNIDWAARSADPSLADGLYTARMLAFAKPATGAKAAVVSKAEVDAMLAGAAETEEQKWDILVGDVPAAAMPSAARFAAPARKASASSLQRMAAQSKSVAANGATLAAPATMAAPATMDAAPATGSSTPAYTVYFGNLHSQTNHSDGGGALSTCVGAQNPQSGTAGGPTEAYTYAMNKGLDFLMASEHNHMFDGSDSTNASANAANAKALYQSGLAAATNFNAAHPNFLGVYGLEWGVISNGGHMNIFNTNELLGWESNSSGQLIGDTYTAKGDYAGLYTLMAQRGWVGQFNHPSSSGQFLVNGVPLGYTADGDTAMALCEVLNTSAFSTNATETETGRSSYEGACQKALEAGYHVAFTTDQDNHCANWGASYTNRTGILVPTGTAFTKDSFIAAIKDRRVFATMDKASQLIFTANGHMMGERFYNSGPLALAASFSNTSGKSVATVAIYEGVPGRNGTVSVLVNSATASIVPTLGEHFYYAKVTQNDGNILWSAPLWVTQTNGTGDYIKPTVSASVTGSSGDITLAADASDDTGVTMVEFYVDNALVQATGVTPYQTTLNSTTLSNGNHRLVAKAYDAANNVGSSAAVTFAVNNPIVDSTAPVVSASETGRMGSITLSAAATDNIGVTKVEFYVDGSLAGSTTAMPYSLAFDSTLLTNGSHNVTAKAYDAANNIGSAAAFAFTIDNPDTIAPVVTAGESGTSGTITLSATTSDNIGVTKVEYYVDGVLKGTSLAAPYSLAMNSTQLANGTHSLVTKAYDAAGNAGTSAPLSFSVSNATTNLILNGGFESGATKWTATAGVINKDPSEAARTGTYKAWLNGAGTAGSASLAQKVTIPSTAGLAQLSFWLRVTSEETGSAPVDTLKVQAKSASGVVTTLATYSNLDKGNDYVLKTLDLTAYKGQAVTVTFAGTENDGAATSFIIDDVSVNVQ; via the coding sequence ATGAACGGAAAAAATCAGTTGGGCAAGCAATTGCCGCGTCGCGCACTGCTCGCGATGGCATTGGCAGCAATCAATTTCGGCGCCCTGGCGCAACATCTGGAAGAAGATCACCGCGAATTCGAGGCCACGCTGTACGCGCCTTACGCCGCCGGCCCGCAAGGCAGCCGCAGCTTCACGATGGATTTCTCCTACCCCTTCGTCGGCAGCGCCCACGACATCGTCTGGCGCCTCGAGCTGCTCGATGCCCGCGGCCGCAGCGTGCAGCAGTGGCAGGGCGTCGAGCGCCTGACCGGCGCGCCGCGCAAAGTCAATATCGACTGGGCCGCCCGCAGCGCCGACCCGTCCCTGGCCGATGGCCTGTACACGGCGCGCATGCTTGCCTTCGCCAAGCCGGCCACGGGCGCCAAGGCCGCCGTCGTCAGCAAGGCGGAAGTGGACGCCATGCTGGCCGGCGCCGCGGAAACCGAAGAACAAAAATGGGACATCCTGGTCGGCGACGTGCCCGCCGCCGCGATGCCGAGCGCCGCCCGATTCGCCGCGCCGGCGCGCAAGGCAAGCGCGTCGAGCCTGCAGCGCATGGCCGCGCAGAGCAAATCGGTCGCGGCGAACGGCGCCACCCTGGCCGCGCCCGCCACGATGGCCGCGCCGGCCACCATGGATGCGGCGCCCGCAACCGGCTCGTCCACGCCGGCCTACACCGTCTACTTCGGCAACCTGCACAGCCAGACCAACCACAGCGACGGCGGCGGCGCCCTGTCGACCTGCGTCGGCGCGCAGAACCCCCAGTCCGGCACGGCCGGCGGCCCGACCGAGGCCTACACCTACGCGATGAACAAGGGCCTCGACTTCCTGATGGCCTCCGAGCACAACCACATGTTCGACGGTTCGGACAGCACCAACGCCAGCGCCAACGCCGCCAACGCGAAGGCGCTGTACCAGTCCGGCCTGGCGGCGGCGACCAACTTCAATGCCGCCCACCCGAACTTCCTCGGCGTCTATGGCCTGGAATGGGGCGTGATCAGCAACGGCGGTCACATGAACATCTTCAACACCAATGAACTGCTGGGCTGGGAATCGAACAGCAGCGGCCAGCTGATCGGCGACACCTACACGGCCAAGGGCGACTACGCCGGCCTGTACACCCTGATGGCCCAGCGCGGCTGGGTCGGCCAGTTCAACCACCCGTCCTCCAGCGGCCAGTTCCTGGTCAACGGCGTGCCGCTCGGCTACACGGCCGACGGCGACACCGCGATGGCCCTGTGCGAAGTGCTCAACACCTCGGCCTTCTCGACCAACGCGACGGAAACGGAAACGGGCCGCAGCAGCTACGAGGGCGCCTGCCAGAAGGCGCTCGAAGCGGGCTACCACGTCGCGTTTACCACCGACCAGGATAACCACTGCGCGAACTGGGGCGCGTCCTACACCAACCGCACCGGCATCCTGGTGCCAACCGGCACCGCCTTCACCAAGGACAGCTTCATCGCGGCCATCAAGGACCGCCGCGTGTTCGCCACCATGGACAAGGCCTCGCAGCTGATCTTCACCGCCAACGGCCACATGATGGGCGAGCGCTTCTACAACAGCGGCCCGCTCGCCCTGGCCGCCAGCTTCTCCAACACCAGCGGCAAGTCGGTCGCCACGGTGGCGATCTATGAAGGCGTACCGGGCCGCAACGGCACGGTCTCGGTGCTGGTCAACAGCGCCACCGCCAGCATCGTGCCGACGCTGGGCGAGCACTTCTATTACGCCAAGGTCACCCAGAACGACGGCAACATCCTGTGGTCGGCCCCGCTCTGGGTGACCCAGACCAACGGCACCGGCGACTACATCAAGCCGACCGTCAGCGCCAGCGTGACCGGCAGCAGCGGCGACATCACCCTGGCCGCCGACGCCAGCGACGACACCGGCGTGACGATGGTCGAATTCTATGTCGACAACGCCCTGGTCCAGGCCACCGGCGTGACGCCTTACCAGACCACCCTCAATTCGACCACGCTGTCGAACGGCAACCACCGCCTGGTCGCCAAGGCCTACGATGCGGCCAACAACGTCGGCAGCTCGGCCGCCGTCACCTTCGCAGTGAACAACCCGATCGTCGACAGCACCGCTCCGGTCGTGTCGGCCAGCGAAACGGGCCGCATGGGCTCGATCACCCTGAGCGCCGCCGCTACCGACAACATCGGCGTGACCAAGGTCGAGTTCTACGTCGACGGAAGCCTGGCCGGCTCGACCACCGCCATGCCTTACTCGCTGGCGTTCGATTCGACGCTCTTGACCAACGGCAGCCACAACGTGACGGCCAAGGCCTACGACGCGGCCAACAACATCGGCAGCGCCGCCGCCTTCGCCTTCACGATCGACAATCCGGACACCATCGCCCCCGTGGTGACGGCAGGCGAGAGCGGTACCAGCGGCACCATCACGCTGAGCGCGACGACGTCCGACAACATCGGCGTGACCAAGGTCGAGTACTACGTCGATGGCGTGCTGAAGGGCACTTCGCTGGCGGCGCCGTACTCGCTGGCGATGAACTCGACCCAGCTCGCCAACGGTACCCACAGCCTGGTGACCAAGGCCTATGACGCCGCCGGCAACGCCGGCACGTCCGCGCCGCTGAGCTTCAGCGTCAGCAACGCCACCACCAACCTGATCCTCAACGGCGGCTTCGAATCGGGCGCCACCAAGTGGACCGCCACCGCTGGCGTGATCAACAAGGATCCGAGCGAAGCGGCGCGCACCGGCACCTACAAGGCCTGGCTGAACGGCGCCGGCACCGCGGGCAGCGCCTCGCTGGCGCAGAAGGTGACGATCCCGAGCACCGCTGGCCTGGCCCAGCTGAGCTTCTGGCTGCGCGTGACGTCGGAGGAAACCGGCTCGGCGCCGGTGGATACCTTGAAAGTGCAGGCGAAGAGCGCCAGCGGCGTCGTGACCACCCTGGCCACCTACTCGAACCTGGACAAGGGCAACGACTACGTCCTCAAGACCCTCGACCTGACCGCCTACAAGGGCCAGGCTGTCACCGTAACTTTCGCCGGCACCGAAAATGACGGGGCTGCGACCTCGTTCATCATCGATGACGTCAGCGTCAATGTGCAATAA
- a CDS encoding DUF3857 and transglutaminase domain-containing protein, which produces MSDLLFSEIAMRSTPFSLLSLLLATAGSALFFAAQAAVPDPSATIEKDQRTYLINPNGTAAMTRDLAIRINSAPAIAKFANQAFDYNATLETLDIVGAYTEKPDGRRVPVPPDRIREQQAQGSRDTTLFADERIKVAIFPQVEVGDRLVMQIRQNQIAALIPGQFQDIVMPPEQAAPQQRLIYDLPAGMALYADARGYVARPVDAAPGRKRYQYEYAEHDRAEHERGAVSPLDVADRLVVSTMADYAALAAAYERGAQGKAAVSPAIRALEQSITQGADGPRAKALLLADWVRKHIRYVAVYIGHGGVVPHSADEVLEQRYGDCKDHATLLEALLASAGIDSTPALISSGSAFTLPSVAAVGVLNHVITYVPSLDLFVDATAEKVAAGFLPQADLDKQVVLTKTGALARTPARQKTKVLVESRFVIDAHGDYKIVRTTTAQGAAAEHYRRRDPDAGPHRSEETTVVEPGMIDGGGDEYVYKETIRGKSPSPDQKHIDLWAEQAAGPAISWLVTTRDMVAEKSRIHPYPCAAEEIEQRTHIRVPARFRLAKLPPPVALKTAQFDYNAEYLREGQAILVHQRYHAHPTRAFCTPDEAKARQALWGEMMMDTVQLMRFAKQ; this is translated from the coding sequence ATGAGCGATCTCCTTTTTTCGGAAATCGCCATGCGCTCAACCCCATTCAGCTTGCTTTCCCTGCTTCTCGCAACTGCCGGCTCGGCATTGTTCTTCGCTGCGCAGGCCGCGGTGCCGGATCCCTCGGCGACAATTGAAAAAGACCAGCGAACTTATCTGATCAATCCCAACGGCACGGCGGCGATGACGCGCGACCTGGCGATTCGGATTAACAGTGCGCCGGCGATCGCCAAGTTCGCCAATCAGGCCTTCGATTACAACGCCACGCTGGAAACGCTCGATATCGTCGGCGCCTATACCGAAAAGCCCGATGGCCGCAGGGTGCCCGTACCGCCCGACCGTATCCGTGAACAGCAGGCGCAAGGTTCGCGCGATACGACCCTGTTCGCGGACGAACGCATCAAGGTCGCGATCTTCCCGCAGGTGGAAGTCGGCGACCGGCTGGTGATGCAGATTCGGCAGAACCAGATCGCAGCCCTGATTCCGGGCCAATTCCAGGACATCGTCATGCCGCCGGAGCAGGCGGCGCCCCAGCAGCGATTGATTTATGACCTGCCGGCGGGCATGGCCTTGTATGCCGACGCGCGCGGCTACGTCGCAAGGCCGGTTGACGCGGCGCCTGGGCGCAAGCGCTACCAGTACGAATATGCAGAGCACGATCGCGCCGAGCACGAACGTGGCGCGGTATCCCCGCTCGACGTCGCCGACCGGCTGGTTGTGTCGACCATGGCCGACTACGCAGCGCTGGCCGCCGCGTATGAACGTGGCGCCCAGGGCAAGGCGGCCGTCTCGCCTGCGATCCGCGCGCTTGAACAAAGCATCACGCAGGGCGCCGATGGGCCGCGCGCGAAGGCGCTGCTGTTGGCCGACTGGGTGCGCAAGCATATCCGCTACGTGGCGGTCTATATTGGCCACGGCGGCGTCGTCCCGCATTCAGCTGATGAAGTTCTGGAGCAGCGTTATGGCGACTGCAAGGACCACGCGACCCTGCTCGAGGCGCTGCTCGCATCGGCCGGTATCGACAGCACGCCTGCGCTGATCAGTTCGGGCAGCGCATTCACGCTGCCTTCGGTCGCGGCGGTTGGCGTGCTCAATCACGTGATCACCTATGTGCCGAGCCTGGACCTGTTCGTCGACGCGACGGCAGAGAAAGTCGCCGCTGGCTTTCTGCCGCAAGCGGACCTGGACAAGCAGGTGGTGCTGACGAAAACGGGAGCACTGGCCCGCACGCCCGCGCGGCAAAAGACCAAGGTGCTGGTCGAATCGAGATTCGTGATCGACGCGCACGGCGATTACAAGATTGTTCGCACCACCACCGCGCAGGGTGCGGCCGCCGAGCATTACCGGCGTCGCGACCCCGATGCGGGCCCGCACAGGTCAGAGGAAACGACCGTGGTCGAGCCGGGCATGATCGATGGTGGGGGGGACGAGTACGTGTACAAGGAAACAATTCGCGGCAAATCGCCGTCACCAGATCAGAAACATATCGACCTGTGGGCGGAACAGGCAGCCGGGCCCGCTATCTCGTGGCTTGTGACGACCCGAGACATGGTCGCAGAGAAATCGCGCATTCATCCGTATCCGTGCGCGGCGGAGGAAATCGAACAGCGCACGCACATTCGGGTTCCCGCCAGATTTCGGCTTGCCAAGCTGCCGCCGCCCGTGGCGCTGAAGACGGCGCAGTTTGACTACAACGCCGAATACCTGCGCGAAGGGCAGGCCATCTTGGTTCACCAACGCTACCATGCGCATCCAACGCGTGCCTTTTGCACGCCGGACGAGGCGAAGGCGCGGCAAGCGCTGTGGGGGGAGATGATGATGGACACGGTGCAATTGATGCGATTCGCGAAGCAGTAG
- a CDS encoding type I secretion system permease/ATPase — MKSKNSSVKNEIELTLASFKRVFFTVGAFSAISNLLMLVPSLYMLQVYDRVLASRNEITLLMLTLMMLGAYLLMSALEVVRTFVLVRVGAQFDMRLNKRVYTAAFEQNLKKSGGNAGQALADLTTVRQFLTGNALFAFFDAPWFPVYLIVIFLFEPALGLFALTGTAVLVSLAFINEKVTKAPLAEANAMAIASTTLATNNLRNAEVIESMGMLPNLLARWFKLHGKFLHLQAEASEKGGMVGAVTKFVQVSLQSLVLGFGALLVIEGKITPGMMIAASILVGRALAPVQQVIGVWKSYSSTRSAYERLVTLLAANPARPAGMALPKPLGALTVEGVTAAPPGSATPVIKGLNIAIAAGDVVGVIGPSGSGKSTLARLLVGVWSAQVGKVRLDGADIYSWNKAELGPHIGYLPQDIELFAGSVSDNIARFGEVDPARVVEAAKRAGVHDMILHFAQGYDTVLGDGGAGLSGGQRQRLGLARAMYGDPSVLVLDEPNSNLDDVGEQALVQALSELRQRGKTIILITHRTSAVGVTNKLLLLRDGVAEMFGPTKQVLAALQEAGQKQAQAQSAQQAQRARAAAAVTTEQE; from the coding sequence ATGAAATCAAAAAATTCTTCCGTCAAGAACGAAATTGAATTGACGCTGGCGTCGTTCAAGCGCGTCTTCTTTACCGTCGGCGCATTTTCGGCGATCAGTAATCTGCTCATGCTGGTGCCATCCCTCTACATGCTGCAGGTGTACGACCGGGTGCTGGCCAGCCGCAATGAGATTACCTTGCTGATGCTCACCTTGATGATGCTCGGCGCCTACTTGCTGATGAGTGCTCTGGAGGTGGTGCGCACTTTCGTGCTGGTGCGGGTGGGCGCCCAGTTCGACATGCGCCTCAACAAGCGGGTGTACACCGCCGCATTCGAACAGAATTTGAAGAAATCCGGCGGCAACGCCGGCCAGGCGCTGGCCGACCTGACCACTGTCCGTCAATTTCTCACCGGTAACGCGTTGTTCGCATTTTTCGACGCACCGTGGTTCCCGGTGTATTTGATCGTTATTTTCCTGTTCGAGCCCGCGCTCGGCTTGTTTGCCCTGACCGGCACCGCCGTGCTGGTGAGCCTGGCGTTCATCAACGAAAAAGTGACCAAGGCGCCGCTGGCCGAAGCCAATGCAATGGCGATCGCCTCGACCACGCTGGCGACGAACAACCTGCGCAACGCCGAAGTCATCGAATCGATGGGCATGCTGCCCAATCTGCTGGCGCGCTGGTTCAAACTGCATGGCAAATTCCTGCACCTGCAGGCCGAGGCGAGCGAAAAAGGCGGCATGGTCGGCGCCGTCACGAAATTTGTCCAGGTATCGCTGCAGTCGCTGGTTCTCGGCTTTGGCGCGCTGCTGGTCATCGAGGGCAAGATCACCCCCGGCATGATGATCGCCGCGTCGATCCTGGTCGGGCGCGCGCTGGCGCCGGTGCAGCAGGTGATCGGCGTGTGGAAAAGCTACAGCAGCACGCGCAGCGCCTATGAGCGCCTGGTGACGCTGCTGGCGGCCAATCCGGCGCGTCCCGCGGGCATGGCATTGCCCAAGCCGCTGGGCGCGCTCACGGTCGAAGGCGTCACCGCCGCGCCGCCGGGTTCCGCCACTCCCGTGATCAAGGGCCTGAATATCGCCATCGCCGCCGGCGACGTGGTCGGCGTCATCGGCCCGAGCGGCTCGGGCAAATCGACGCTGGCGCGGCTGCTGGTGGGCGTCTGGTCCGCGCAAGTGGGCAAGGTACGCCTCGACGGCGCCGATATCTATTCCTGGAACAAGGCCGAGCTGGGCCCGCATATCGGCTACCTGCCGCAGGATATCGAGCTGTTTGCCGGCTCGGTCAGCGACAACATCGCCCGCTTCGGCGAGGTCGATCCGGCGCGTGTGGTGGAGGCGGCCAAGCGCGCCGGCGTGCACGACATGATCCTGCACTTTGCGCAAGGCTACGACACCGTACTCGGCGACGGCGGAGCCGGCCTGTCCGGCGGCCAGCGCCAGCGCCTCGGCCTGGCGCGCGCGATGTACGGCGACCCGTCGGTGCTGGTACTCGACGAGCCGAACTCGAACCTGGACGACGTCGGCGAGCAGGCGCTGGTGCAGGCGCTGAGCGAACTGCGCCAGCGCGGCAAGACCATCATCCTGATCACCCATCGCACCAGCGCGGTCGGCGTGACCAACAAGCTGCTGTTGCTGCGCGACGGCGTCGCCGAGATGTTCGGGCCGACGAAGCAGGTGCTGGCGGCGCTGCAGGAAGCGGGCCAGAAACAGGCGCAGGCGCAGTCGGCGCAACAGGCACAGCGGGCCCGGGCCGCGGCGGCAGTCACTACTGAACAGGAATGA
- a CDS encoding TolC family outer membrane protein, which produces MSIALKNRTPFALRTAAALALTAWCAGAGAVTFAEAYQAALRNDPTYRMNYYENEYSKENAVIGRAGLLPNVSATYQASRNRVDLTAPDLLGRAKLTQPEYISRSAAVQLRQPLLNLEAVALYRQSKVQAEAGEAQYRTRGGEVVLRVAGAYLGALLSGDALALAQAQRDMYVEQAKVNQRLFEKGEGTRTDMLETQARLDQAEAQVLEAQDALATDRNALAAVIGMDPGVLQPLAPTFHFSPLSPAGFDDWKAIALANNPDLAAARLMVEAGRLEVQKAQARHAPRIDLVATYSKNDAETVNTYNQNSVNRAIGVQMNVPLYAGGQVSAMVRQAVDGYERARADLQARTDKVVIELRKAHSMAVSSVARIAALDKAVASAQLLIKATEQSIKGGVRINLDLLNAQQQLTGVQRDLAQARYGYLVAQLRLRAAAGTLSAADVGEVASYFR; this is translated from the coding sequence GTGAGCATCGCTTTGAAGAACAGGACGCCGTTCGCGCTGCGGACAGCGGCGGCGCTGGCGTTGACGGCGTGGTGCGCGGGGGCCGGCGCGGTGACCTTCGCCGAGGCGTATCAAGCCGCGCTGCGCAACGATCCGACCTACCGGATGAACTACTACGAGAACGAATACAGCAAGGAGAACGCGGTGATCGGGCGCGCGGGCCTGCTGCCTAACGTGAGCGCCACCTATCAGGCCAGCCGCAACCGGGTCGACCTGACCGCTCCGGACTTGCTGGGGCGTGCGAAGTTGACGCAGCCCGAATACATCAGCCGTTCGGCCGCGGTGCAGCTGCGCCAGCCGCTGCTGAACCTCGAAGCGGTCGCGCTCTACCGCCAGAGCAAGGTGCAGGCCGAAGCGGGCGAGGCGCAGTACCGGACCCGCGGCGGCGAAGTCGTGCTGCGCGTGGCCGGCGCCTACCTCGGCGCGCTGCTGTCGGGCGATGCGCTGGCGCTGGCCCAGGCGCAGCGCGACATGTACGTCGAGCAGGCCAAAGTCAACCAGCGCCTGTTCGAAAAGGGCGAGGGCACCCGCACCGACATGCTCGAGACGCAGGCGCGGCTGGACCAGGCCGAGGCACAGGTGCTCGAAGCGCAGGATGCGCTGGCAACCGACCGCAACGCGCTGGCGGCGGTCATCGGCATGGACCCGGGCGTGCTTCAGCCGCTGGCGCCGACCTTCCATTTTTCGCCGCTGTCGCCGGCCGGTTTCGACGACTGGAAAGCGATCGCGCTGGCCAATAATCCGGACCTGGCCGCGGCGCGGCTGATGGTGGAGGCGGGGCGGCTGGAAGTGCAGAAGGCGCAGGCCCGGCACGCGCCGCGCATCGACCTGGTGGCGACCTATTCGAAGAACGACGCGGAGACGGTCAACACCTACAACCAGAACAGCGTCAACCGCGCCATCGGGGTGCAGATGAACGTGCCGCTGTACGCGGGCGGGCAGGTCAGCGCGATGGTGCGCCAGGCGGTGGACGGCTACGAGCGCGCCAGGGCGGACCTGCAGGCGCGCACCGACAAGGTGGTGATCGAACTGCGCAAGGCGCACAGCATGGCGGTGAGCAGCGTGGCGCGCATCGCCGCGCTCGACAAGGCGGTGGCGTCGGCCCAGTTGCTGATCAAGGCGACCGAGCAGAGCATCAAGGGCGGCGTGCGCATCAATCTCGACCTGCTCAACGCGCAGCAGCAGCTGACCGGGGTGCAGCGCGATCTGGCGCAGGCCCGCTACGGCTACCTGGTGGCGCAGCTGCGCCTGCGCGCGGCGGCGGGCACGCTGTCGGCGGCCGATGTGGGCGAAGTGGCCAGCTACTTCCGCTGA
- a CDS encoding HlyD family type I secretion periplasmic adaptor subunit, whose amino-acid sequence MKLLKKEPATEVVAHDVEPLTVDTDAGAYSKFGWWIVLLGVGSFLLWAFWAPLDKGVPLTGTVAKESNRQAVQHLAGGTVDAILVREGDNVKAGQVLVRMNGVQARSQSDITRAQYFNARGAEARLRAELEGRKTITPPAALAPYKADPRVAPVMALQAQLMASRQMALQNELAAMDENIAGLKIQTQGLQESRDSKKQQLAILKEQLDNMRDLARDGYVARSRLLDVERTWVQTSGMLSEDIGNIGRAQRQVMELSLRRAQRIQDYQKEVRATLADTEREAEALGARMTALDYELANADVKAPVDGTVVGLNIFTRGGVVGPGFRMMDLVPTDDPLIVEGQLPVNLIDKVHAGLPVDLIFSAFNANKTPHIPGVVTQVSADRTVDERTGAAYYRMKAKVTPAGARLIAAQKLDIRSGMPVELFVKTGERTMMSYLLKPVFDRAKTSMSEE is encoded by the coding sequence ATGAAGCTCCTGAAAAAAGAACCGGCGACCGAAGTCGTTGCGCATGATGTGGAGCCGCTGACGGTCGATACCGATGCGGGCGCCTACAGCAAGTTCGGATGGTGGATCGTGCTGCTCGGCGTGGGCAGCTTCCTGCTGTGGGCATTCTGGGCGCCGCTCGACAAGGGCGTGCCGCTGACCGGCACGGTGGCCAAGGAAAGCAACCGCCAGGCGGTGCAGCACCTGGCCGGCGGCACGGTGGACGCGATCCTGGTGCGCGAGGGAGACAACGTCAAGGCCGGCCAGGTGCTGGTGCGCATGAACGGCGTGCAGGCCAGGTCGCAGTCCGACATCACCCGCGCCCAGTACTTCAATGCGCGCGGCGCCGAGGCGCGGCTGCGCGCCGAACTGGAAGGTCGGAAGACCATCACGCCGCCGGCCGCGCTGGCGCCGTACAAGGCCGATCCGCGCGTGGCGCCGGTGATGGCGCTGCAGGCGCAGCTGATGGCGTCGCGCCAGATGGCGCTGCAAAACGAACTGGCCGCGATGGACGAAAATATCGCCGGCCTGAAGATCCAGACCCAGGGCCTGCAGGAATCGCGCGACAGCAAGAAGCAGCAGCTGGCGATCTTGAAGGAGCAGCTCGACAACATGCGCGACCTGGCCAGGGACGGCTATGTGGCGCGTTCGCGGCTGCTGGACGTCGAGCGCACCTGGGTGCAGACCAGCGGGATGCTGTCCGAGGACATCGGCAACATCGGCCGCGCCCAGCGCCAGGTGATGGAGCTGAGCCTGCGCCGCGCCCAGCGCATCCAGGACTACCAGAAGGAAGTGCGCGCCACGCTGGCCGACACCGAACGCGAAGCCGAGGCGCTCGGCGCGCGCATGACGGCGCTCGATTACGAGCTGGCCAACGCCGACGTCAAGGCGCCGGTGGACGGCACCGTCGTCGGCCTGAACATCTTCACCCGCGGCGGCGTGGTCGGCCCTGGCTTCCGGATGATGGACCTGGTGCCGACCGACGATCCGCTGATCGTCGAGGGCCAGCTGCCTGTGAACCTGATCGACAAGGTGCACGCCGGCCTGCCGGTCGACCTGATCTTCTCGGCCTTCAATGCCAACAAGACGCCGCACATTCCCGGCGTGGTGACGCAGGTGTCGGCCGACCGTACCGTGGACGAGCGCACCGGCGCCGCCTACTACCGCATGAAAGCGAAAGTGACGCCGGCCGGCGCGCGGCTGATCGCCGCGCAGAAGCTCGACATCCGCTCCGGCATGCCGGTCGAACTGTTCGTCAAGACCGGCGAGCGCACGATGATGAGCTACCTGCTAAAGCCGGTGTTCGACCGCGCCAAGACGTCGATGTCGGAGGAATAG